The Cottoperca gobio chromosome 5, fCotGob3.1, whole genome shotgun sequence region AGATGAAAGCAAAATgctaagaaagaaaaaacttttaaaagagCAATTTCTAAATGCTTCAAGCAGCACAAATGTAATTTTTTGATCGTGGATTTCACATTAAACGCTAGAGCAGTGGAGCTCCAGGGGGTGTTTAAAGGACAGAACTGATATCAAATTTTACTAGACTAAAATATTTTACAGGTGGACTCCATGAGGAGTGTATTCATGGATTCATTAGTTTCCCACTGCGTGCTTCTGTTCTGCGTGGATCACCCTCAGAGCCAGAGACGTAAACATATCAAAACTATGTTCAGTGACCACCTGGTCAAAACGTAGCATCTTCAGTATATATTTTCCTTTGTTGTTGATCTTCTGCATGTGATGAATCTCTTCACTGGGAGCATTTCAGATATCAGTTGATAACTTTAACCCCAGCTCTCCTGTAAAGTGCCTGAGCAGCCTGGATGTATTTACTCACTGCCTCAGCATAAAGCTGTTCACATGGCATTTGCAATGATAAAGAAAAATGAGGCTCTGAGAATGACACTGCAGTTCTCGCTTTTCTGTTTGTCCAAGCTGCGTCGTAACATATTgatgtttgtttagtttgttttcctaCTTGCTTATATCCATGACTGGCCTGTTTATCTAGGCTGGCTGTTTTCTCTCCACAGTGTTGAAtctgaaagtgaaataaatgctGACCCTTTGTCTTTTCTCGTCTCTCCTCAGTGCCGGCAGCGTTGACCCTCGACCCCATCACAGCCCACCAAAGACTGATCCTCTCGGACGACTGTACCATAGTGGCTTACGGGAATCTCCATCCGCAGCCCCTGCAGGACTCCCCGCGGCGCTTTGATGTAGAGGTGTCTGTTCTGGGCGCCGAGGGCTTTGTGTCGGGCGTCCATTACTGGGAGGTGATGGTGTCAGAGAAGACCCAGTGGATGATCGGTGTGGCCCACGAGACAGTCAGCCGCAAGGGCAGCATCCAGATCCAGCCGAGCCGCTGGCTTCTACTGCATCGTTATGCACGACGGCAACCAGTATAGCGCCTGCACCGAGCCGTGGACCCGCCTCAACGTCAAGAGCAAGCTGGAGAAGGTGGGGGTGTACCTGGACTACCACAAAGGCCTGCTCATCTTCTACAATGCAGACGACATGTCCTGGCTATACACCTACAGGGAGAAATTCCCCGCCAAGGTCTTCCCCTACTTCAGTCCCGGGCCAGAGCCACGCCAACGGCAAGAACGTGCAGCCGTTGCGAATCAACACTGTACGCCTTTAAGAGCATCTGTGGTCGTGATTGTCCTGACAGATAATTCAAAAATCAGTTTTGAGAAAAAAGGTTTAGTAgggtgtttgaaatgtttgtttctttcagtttggtTAAGAATTGTGCTTCGATGTTGCTCTTAAAACCTGCGCTGTTATTTTTGTGTGACTTGAAACGACCATACAATAATGGCCTGCACTTGAGCCTCATTCCACATCTTTAATTGAAAAGATTACACTAAAAGGAGACGGGGGGACCCCTGGGCTCCTCTGGGGTCTGTGGCAGTgatgtacaaaaagaaaacgtgATTTAAGTCCCAGGCCCACCTTGCACACTCCCAGGGGGCAACACTCTCCTTATCGAGCTCCAGGCTCGTCAGACTTGATCTCTGTCCAGGAAAAGGACACTGAAGACTGGTCACTTGTCTTCTCTGTGCTGTACAGTCGGCTTAGCTTTGTGTGTGGACTGTGATCAACAGCACTCTGCTCCTTTTTGTTCGGCCAGCAATCCACCCTGAACTCGTCAAGTCTGCCCGCACTTTTTACACCCGTCTGAGACCATGATCTTGGTTCCTCCTGCGGGTCACATCCCACGCGTGTCTGTTCTTTATCGTTGCAAGAAAAGCTTTGGTTCTACGGACACCAGTGATCATCCACGCCACCTAGAACAAACTAAATGAATCAAAAAGTCATTGTTAGGCTGCCCGTCCCTTTCCACTGCCCAGTGGAAAGATCTGTTTGGAGGTTGTGCAGAAACATGCTGCTACTGACGGAGTAAAGACATGCATGTTTGTATATAGAGTATCAAGGGTTAAAAGAAATAAGTCTCTCATGCTGGCTCATGTTTAAGTTTCCGCTCCAAAACCACAAGTATGCTTGCCCTCAGCATACACTAGTGTACGTGTGGGTTTTTTTTCCACAGGGTTGAATTCAAGTACATTTCTGCTTTCAGTCATGATGTTTGCTCATTTTGTCTTCAAATCAAAAGTAGATGTGCCGCGTGTGAGACGGAGCCCTCTAGTTGTAAAAGCGTAACTTCTCAGATGTGAAAATCTGAAAGGTTAAAGATGATTTATTACTCAAAGATTTTTACAGAGACCAACCGATCTCTTATTTTAGATCATatcatttatgtaaatgaagtCAAGCTGTATGTTTTTGGGACATTGCAATAATCAAGGAAAATGatgatggacggatggatggactcTGGTGCTTAATGTAATATTCCTGTGCGACTGGCACTGAAAACATCACTTATAATTCCTCTGAGGCCCATGTTTAAGTCTTCGCCCCACATGCCTCAAGTGCTCTTGTTGATCATTAGTTGTCCTGCAGAATCTGCTCTTAAGAGGCTCTGGTCCCTCAGCCAAGTCCAGCATACTGAGAGACGTGTCTGTGGGTGGGTGGGCATGTGCACGGGTATGTTGGTTCAGCTATAATTTTAAATCCAGCTTTGGTTGTGCTTGATAAAGCCCATCTGGCCTTCTGAGCATACCCATGTAGTTGCCAAGAGTGATTATTACAAAAAGCTTTGGAACCGGATAGAACTTTAATAAATCTACATCAGcggaaaaaagaacaaacacaaatataatcacatcacccttcctttgtgtgtgtgtgtgtgtgtgtgtgtgtgtgtgtgtgtgtgtgtgtgtgtgtgtgtgtgtgtgtgtgtgtgtgtgtgtgtgtgtgtgtgtgtgtgtgtgtgtgtgtgtgtgtgtgtgtgtgtgtgtgtgtccattttttaaataaaattggGGCAGTGCCCTTGTTTTTCTAGGATGTGATTCCGGTATGTGCAGTACGATGCAAATTAGGGTCAAATGGTGAGCATCTGCAAATTATTCTTGGTATTTGTTTTAACTTGCACAGACCTACAGGAGCCTGTTTCAAGATGCAGATCTGCTAAGGTGAATAAACCCAGAATGAAACCTGGAACAAGTCTTTTTCTTCTGGGATTTACTCAGCAAATGTGTCCAGATAATGCTGTGAACCAGGATTTATGTAATTATGTGTGAATAATTACCAGAATGTTCAAAAGATCAGGACAGTATTGAGGTATTTTCTTCTCCTATTTATTTTACCCTACCAGCTGGTGCTTCAAAAGAAATGCTTAAATTTGACCCCAGTTTGCTGAGCTGGAGACTTCAGTGGAGTCTGCTTCAGTCTCTGTTTGAATATTAAGTAGGAGATTATTGCGAGATGGTGTTGGGTTACTGGTGGTGGTGATGACgctaattgttttaaatgatttatgatGATGATAACTATGACACTTTTAATGAATATAATGATTGTGTCTTTTTATGATGGCCGCTGTGCACCCGTCATTGTGTGAACGCACTCTAGTGTACGTTAGCCGCAGCTGAGGTTTGtgggaaatgttttaatgtacaaTAAATTACTTCTAAAAtcagtctttttcttttgtcccgGTTTGGATGTGCATCaacacataacataaataacatgatGTAGAGCATCAATAAGGAACTGATTGGGATCATTCTTTATGCAGGTAACTTGAGCCACTTCATAAGGTCCAATCAGGCGTATCAGATCAATACATCCCTAGTTTCAAACCTGGGGGTTGAAACCTCCACAAGGTATGTCTGAGGGTTCACGGGATGATTAACAATCATTTATCTGCTACATTATTTTGTAGCAGTAAAACTAAGAAagtacagccatgctagctgctctgtgaggcttaGGCACTGATGGTTTGAATGCTAGTGTCAGCATGCTGTAATGGTTCACAATGACAACATGCTGGTGATTAGCATGTTAGTTAAGTAgtacattagcatgctaacatgagcTAATTAGCAGAGTAGTGGATTtgagtcacatgacttggactcAAGTCACACATTTAAAGAATTTAGACATGACTTGAGAAATCACTTGGACTTGAAAATACTCGATACCTTTCCTTGAGCCCAAATAAAAaaattttatattattttaaaagtgtgCCATGAATCCATTTTCTGAATCTCACTAACGTTAGCGCTTTTCATTCCCAGCGAGTCGACACTTAATTCCCAGAACCACTTTGTTTAAACCGACAGCATCCAATCAAGTTGCAGGAAAGAACCAAGAAGAACTAACGTAAAGTTAATAAAGCACCAGTTGGAACAAAGGAAAGGCTACTAGAGATCATTTCCTTTGCATACAAAACTATGTGGTAgtcaacaagaaaacaaattacAGTGTGCAAAACATGCAGGTCAAATTTGATGAGGGCACATTATGACTTGGGACTTAAGTGCAAAGATGTGAGACTTTATTATtacttgcaaaacaatgacttggtcCCACCGCTGCTAATTAGAGATAAACCCAAAGGGCAGCTGAAGCTGATGGGAACGTCATTAGTTTTGCTGGTATTTAATCATAAACCAACAGATTGGACAAATTGAAACGTTGACCTACAGGTGGCATGAGATATAAAGTCAGGGGATTTATCCAGGGACCATAAACGTCTGCACAAACTTTCAAGGTAATAACTTTACCTCAGGTGCTTATGGCTCATTAAAAAACGTAGCTTTTGTTAGTGCTTTCATTTTAAAGGCTCACTGCTTTAGAGGACATGCATTACATGTCAATTTGCTTTACTACGGGCGCTGGTGTAATGTTTTTAGTCAGAGAGTGAATATGATCTATCGCATTACTTTGAGAGCAATAATCCGTTGGCATAGTTTAAATTGAAGCTCTCAAAATGAAACATATCTGTGAGGCAGACGAATATTCTACTTTGAAATGTAGGAAGGCCTTGCTTCTGCTTGTCAATACCTGCTCCAGTTCATTAAGTGTTTCATGCCAGACATTTTAGTTGAGATGTGCCAAACTCTCAGTCCTGCTAAGCCATCCAGCTGGGAGGTGGGAGGTTGTGCACTCTTTGTATTACTGTTCCCTATTTTGGCACAGGCTGAGGCCATGTGACATGGTGAATAAAAAGATGTCTGCATGGGCTCAGTGTTCCCTCACTGCGGGTGAGCCGCCGCTTTCAATGGGGCTCTCTTGATTTGCCATCTGTGATGCGTTTGAATGACTGGTGGGAATAATTATCATACAGTTTGAAATCATGATAGAAAGTTCACATCTGAGTCATACACTGCGTCAGAACTTTGTACCCTGCTGCCGTATTATTTCACTCTGAAGTTGAGTCTTGTTGCATCATGATTACAGCTGTTCCACAACACACTGTGCAGTTTGAAGCAGAGTGCCGTTTATTCATAGCAGAGCAGACCCTCGGGACAACTGGCTTCATATGCTCAGCTTTGATTTGGGATACTTTTCTCTTCTCACTGCTGTGATTGAGACATGTATATCCCAGGAGAAGGTATCAATCCTGTTATAGACATTTTCACCTGTGGGGAAAGTGTCCATTAAAAAGTCACTGAGTTCTCCTTTGTGAGACCCGTATCTGATTCCAGTCTGATGTGGCCCTCCTGAGAGGCTTTTAATCTTGTAAGTGATggtaaaaaaactgaaaaaaataaagctCACTTATGCCATCACCTACAGTTACTGCCGCTACAACACTGTTGGCACAAACCACCagatcaataataatattattaaactcCTTTACAATTACAGGTTAAATATTGCTAATGATTATAaagtaacaataaaaacaagccATCTTTGTGCTGAAATAATTAGTCCATTCATTGATCAGTTGAGGGACAGAAAATGTATCAAGATATGAGGATGTTCTGCTTTTTTCTCTTGGACTGGTTGGATGTTCTGACGATATTTTGTCGAACTAAACAATGTTCAGGGTTAATAGGTTgatttagaataaaaatattaattagttgcagccctacatgcTTGTATATTCATGAAGGTGGAGTTATCACATTGTACTTCTCTTGTTCTTTTCCTCCtttgtatatacatttaaaaacatgttcaaaCTTTGGAATAATTACAGGAATGCCTACAGCTTTAAGTTACTTTAGCACTCTGTTGTAAGCTACAGTAATTGCCATTTTTTCGTTTTAAGTACTAGTGACAATATgataaataaaccaataaatataTTACTTCTAAAAGTCTGTGCAACTTAATAGTCAGTAGCAGTTACAGTAAATCACATGTGGGTTTTCTTTTTGAGCAAGAAAATTAAACATCATTAGCAAGAATACTTACACTACCATACATCTTCTTGATATTTCTCATGACATATGATTACAACATCaaatatatagcctatatatatCCTCATAGATACAAAACAATTGCATACTTTAACCTTCAGTCTGATTTACCTTTGGatacatctgtgtttgttttgtttacagtatCTCCATCTGTCTTAAAATAGCATGAACACGCACGCATTAAGGAACGTGGCCTTCTCGTTTATTCTTGCCCCAGTCAGTGTGCGCAGCAGTTTCAGTATTTGTCTGCACAAGTCTCTGCACTTTGAAAGAGGAGGTGCAAGTCGCCCTGAGGCTCCGTCACAGGCAAGACAACCTTAAAATGCCTTCTTTTGTTTCCTGAATccccttcatccctctcctgtTACGTCCCAAagctatctatccatctatcaaaCCGTTTAGGAGCTGCAAGGTCCTGAGCTGTTGTTATACCAGAGTGCCCTCTGGTGTTGACATCTAGTGCCCCTCCTCAACTTTGGACTACAAGACTTGACAGCTCGGACGGGATGAGTCCTACGTGTGAGTACAAGGCAGTCGTCTACATTGAGTTTCTCCAGTTACACGCTCATTTTACAGGAGCAGTAAGCCTTAAATGAGAAGATTATccctcatgtctgtctgttactGTGCTCAGCATAAAGGCtgggctctgtccaaaggtaaccaGCTAAAGCTCAATAGTTACATGTCGTTTGTTTCATCCGTTCAGAAACAGAAGTTGAAATGTGTCAAACTGTAGTTTAGGGGAACTGTTTTTAGCAGGTTTCGTATTGACAAGTCCTCGTTGTAGATCTACTTCTTCCCCCTCTGTACTTTCGATTTGAAGTAAAATACACCATTACAAGTGACGTAAGTGAAAGGACAAAAGTATTAAGTAGCAAAATGTACATAAAATTGTCATTAGATCATTAATACTGATGCACCAATGTGTAAACAGCATTTTGTTGTTGCAGCTTGTTGAGCTAGTTTTACCTACTTTATACATTTAGGTGGTTTAGTCCAGTCAGTTCTCAAACTATGATAATGTACTGTGTGGATTTGGGCCTACTAAAGGGTCACAAGACCCGGAGGTCATGAGATGATACAAAATGTTGGCCTCAAATGGTATGTAAATAAAACTATCTGAGTTTCAGAGCAGAAACCTCTCTTTGGTGGCACTAACCCTAACTAATAAGCATCTGAAACATGACAAGAGGCCCCAAgacactgttttttttatatttaacaatgctttgtatttttttttatgtgttttttaatgtaaactCGCTTGAAAGTCATTTGTGGAGTAAACAGCAGAACATATCCATCTGAAATATACTGGAGCAgaaatacaagtacctcaaaattgttcTTAACTACAGTACTTGACTAGATGTACTTTTCTCCTCTGAGGAGTCGTATAATCCTTTAACACcagctgatttaaaaacagagacaaaattacaaagaaaagtatttatttacacatgtaTGCAGGGTTTATGTGTTATCTTACTTCAGAAAACCATTTGCCCCTGGATTACTCTTCACGCTGAAGAGGCTCATTCTATAACCCATTGAGTAATGACAACTCGCTGCAGATCTTAAGGCTCTGAACAATAAAAACAGGCCTTCCAGCCGTCTGTTTTACTCTGCTTTAGTGTCCTACTGCAAGCATGCCTCAACCTGCCTCCTCAGCACATTTCACCACGTTTCCACATATTATTCCTCACATGTGAATAGCTGCTCAGAAATGCTTATTTACACTCTATTCAAACTGCTGTTGACAGGTAGACCTGCTGTCTGCACACATACAATATTAATCAGGTGATCCTGTTGCAAATAGCGTCCAATCAGCATCTACTTTTGCTTCTCACCCGTCTGGCTTCATACAAGTGTTTCATTGTGAGAGGTGGATGCGTTGCTTGTGTTTGCGGCAGATGAAACTAAATATGTGATACACAGCTCCAGCAGAGTCTCTATAGTCCTGATCAGAAGAATGTTCACACTGAGGTTTAGAGGCAGCACAAAGATGGAGAGCACACCCACCAACCCTATCATTACATTCACCCCTGGGCGGGGAAAACCCCCCTGTCGCCACTCACTATGGCTCCTTTTTTTTGAGTCCACATGCTCCTCCGTGATATATGTACGAGGAATACCTCTCTTTGTCCTTTCGtgctcctgtcctctctctgcagACAAACATTCAGGGGAGATGAGGACAAAGTCTCCATGGTGATGCGCCGACATCTGCACGCTGTTCCAGGAATACGCTCTGTGAACAGTGCAGctgctctctgttttctctgggtcaacACACTGTGCTGGCTCTGACTCAGACATCCCAGGGTTCACAGGCTTGGAGGACGCAGACGGCGCTGGAACGAGTTCTTGCCAGAAACTGTAACCGTTGTTGTTAACTccatgtttctctctgtgtgtctgtgcagggtCCCGGTCTCGTCTGTGCAGGCCCAGGCTCGTGGTCAGGAAGaacaggaggaaagagaggaaggccATGCCCCAGCAGGGATTCACAATGCTGGGCATGGGGCTGAATAGGTTGGGCAAACATCTGATGAGGGAGTTGGTTGTGTGCAAACAGGCAGCAACCCACACTTCCTCCCGCTTCCATCGCCACCTGACATTGAGGGCAACGGTGACCCACACTGACAGGCAGCAGAGGTAGCTGACAACTTGAGACAACCTCTTTTCTATGTCCTTGTTGTCTTTGCTTTCCTCCTCGTCCACAGTTACCTCGCCAACATTACAATGTCCATCAGAGCCCACTGTTACACTCGCTGTCCTGCCAACGACAACGCAGTAAGGCCACAGCAGTCTGGTCAGAATCTCCACAGCAATCAGAGGTGTGATCAGGAGCAACACCGCACCGTATGTGTGGCTGAGAAAGATCAGGTAGCGCAGGGCGATGACATCGCCTAGCGGGGTCAGCTCAGTGAGCCAGGACTCAAAGATGCAAAGGAAACTTAGAAAAACTGTGGGagaaaaaagataacaaagttAGTGAGAAAGGGGACTGGATGCTTTAGAGCATTATGTAGAATGATGGTGGAGCAGCTCAcatcatttgaaaataataataatgaaagatCCTCTCTAGACATCTTTTAAGACATCTGCTTGtgatatttatttgtgtctgatgtgtaattttctaaaaatgtaattcactccttctccctctttgTAAAATCCAGACtctatgaatatgcaaatatcgCTCCTTTGAAAAGTTTAACTACTGGACACAAGATGTCTCCTACTTCACTGAAAAGattcttttcattatcaattaatcgaataatcatttggtctatgaAATGTTCGAAAACGGTGACAAATAGCATCAAGC contains the following coding sequences:
- the LOC115008433 gene encoding uncharacterized protein LOC115008433 isoform X1, with protein sequence MKAPVSPAMDGVLEGAAVLCVCKLACSLLSLPSLAASCSLVSFCCCCLLVFTDFLVTVFLSFLCIFESWLTELTPLGDVIALRYLIFLSHTYGAVLLLITPLIAVEILTRLLWPYCVVVGRTASVTVGSDGHCNVGEVTVDEEESKDNKDIEKRLSQVVSYLCCLSVWVTVALNVRWRWKREEVWVAACLHTTNSLIRCLPNLFSPMPSIVNPCWGMAFLSFLLFFLTTSLGLHRRDRDPAQTHREKHGVNNNGYSFWQELVPAPSASSKPVNPGMSESEPAQCVDPEKTESSCTVHRAYSWNSVQMSAHHHGDFVLISPECLSAERGQEHERTKRGIPRTYITEEHVDSKKRSHSEWRQGGFPRPGVNVMIGLVGVLSIFVLPLNLSVNILLIRTIETLLELCITYLVSSAANTSNASTSHNETLV
- the LOC115008433 gene encoding uncharacterized protein LOC115008433 isoform X2 translates to MDGVLEGAAVLCVCKLACSLLSLPSLAASCSLVSFCCCCLLVFTDFLVTVFLSFLCIFESWLTELTPLGDVIALRYLIFLSHTYGAVLLLITPLIAVEILTRLLWPYCVVVGRTASVTVGSDGHCNVGEVTVDEEESKDNKDIEKRLSQVVSYLCCLSVWVTVALNVRWRWKREEVWVAACLHTTNSLIRCLPNLFSPMPSIVNPCWGMAFLSFLLFFLTTSLGLHRRDRDPAQTHREKHGVNNNGYSFWQELVPAPSASSKPVNPGMSESEPAQCVDPEKTESSCTVHRAYSWNSVQMSAHHHGDFVLISPECLSAERGQEHERTKRGIPRTYITEEHVDSKKRSHSEWRQGGFPRPGVNVMIGLVGVLSIFVLPLNLSVNILLIRTIETLLELCITYLVSSAANTSNASTSHNETLV